Proteins co-encoded in one Sulfuricaulis limicola genomic window:
- a CDS encoding YfhL family 4Fe-4S dicluster ferredoxin codes for MSLLITDECINCDVCEPECPNGAITQGEEIYQINPDLCTECVGHYETSQCVDVCPVDCIIPDPHHAESKDQLQLKYQALILKTA; via the coding sequence ATGTCTTTGCTGATTACCGACGAGTGCATCAATTGCGACGTGTGCGAGCCCGAGTGCCCCAACGGCGCGATTACCCAGGGCGAGGAGATCTACCAGATCAACCCCGACCTCTGCACCGAATGTGTCGGCCACTACGAGACCTCCCAGTGCGTGGACGTCTGCCCGGTGGATTGCATCATTCCCGATCCCCATCACGCGGAATCCAAGGACCAGCTGCAATTGAAATATCAGGCGCTGATCCTGAAGACGGCGTAA
- the ggt gene encoding gamma-glutamyltransferase, whose protein sequence is MFHLTRLLIILLLLPLATTYAAEPRPPQAAIASAHPLATGAGHEILARGGNAFDAAVAVAAALAVVEPWNSGLGGGGFFLLHRARDGFETMIDARERAPLTATRDMYLRDGRPVPALSIDGALAAGIPGTPAGLAHLAKKYGKLGLDQSLAPAIRLARDGFPATPAYSKILLRQHMRLTDQFPETARAYLKEELIPAPGDIAKQPELAQTLERLAQKGQAGFYAGVTAERLVQGVRAAGGIWSMKDLAEYRVIERAPVRGTYRGVRVTSASLPSSGGVVLVQMLNLLQGFDLDSMPKAQRDHTVIEAMRLAYRDRARHLGDPDFVRVDAARLLDPAYIAKLRDEMRRPEPASVGPPAKAAGGGANTTHFSIIDREGNRVAATLSLNTPFGSGFMPPGTGVVLNNEMDDFAVKPDAPNTYGLVGGEANAIAPGKRPLSSMTPTFLETDDAIVVLGTPGGSRIISMVLLATLEFAHGHGGPKEWMSLPRFHHQYLPDAVTHEAHAFDAGEMRALQGFGHRLDAVRGSYGNMQLVSWYKKTGRLEAASDPRGEGGAQVK, encoded by the coding sequence ATGTTCCATCTAACTCGCCTGCTAATCATTCTCCTGCTGTTGCCCCTGGCAACAACATATGCGGCGGAGCCGCGCCCGCCGCAAGCGGCCATCGCCAGCGCCCACCCGCTGGCGACCGGGGCCGGGCATGAAATCCTGGCGCGCGGCGGCAATGCCTTCGATGCCGCGGTCGCCGTCGCTGCGGCACTGGCTGTGGTCGAACCCTGGAATTCCGGTCTCGGCGGCGGCGGATTTTTCCTGCTGCATCGCGCGCGCGATGGCTTCGAGACCATGATCGACGCGCGCGAGCGCGCGCCGCTGACCGCGACGCGCGACATGTATCTGCGCGACGGCCGTCCGGTGCCCGCGCTTTCCATCGACGGCGCGCTCGCTGCCGGCATCCCCGGCACGCCGGCGGGGCTGGCGCACTTGGCCAAAAAATACGGAAAACTCGGTCTTGACCAGTCGCTGGCGCCCGCGATCCGTCTGGCACGCGACGGCTTTCCGGCAACGCCGGCGTATTCAAAAATTCTTCTGCGCCAGCACATGCGCCTGACCGACCAGTTTCCAGAAACCGCGCGCGCCTATCTGAAAGAAGAACTGATCCCGGCCCCGGGCGATATCGCGAAACAGCCGGAACTGGCGCAAACCCTCGAGCGTCTGGCGCAAAAGGGACAGGCCGGGTTTTATGCCGGAGTCACGGCCGAGCGCCTGGTGCAGGGCGTGCGCGCGGCAGGTGGCATCTGGAGCATGAAGGATCTCGCCGAATATCGCGTGATTGAACGCGCGCCGGTGCGCGGAACTTACCGCGGCGTCCGCGTGACCTCGGCGTCGCTGCCTTCGTCGGGCGGCGTGGTGCTGGTGCAGATGCTCAACCTGCTTCAGGGCTTCGATCTGGACAGCATGCCGAAGGCGCAGCGCGATCACACCGTGATCGAGGCCATGCGCCTGGCCTATCGCGACCGCGCGCGTCATCTCGGCGATCCGGATTTTGTGCGCGTGGACGCGGCGCGCCTGCTCGATCCCGCCTACATCGCCAAACTTCGGGACGAAATGCGCCGGCCGGAACCGGCATCTGTCGGTCCTCCCGCCAAGGCCGCGGGCGGGGGCGCGAATACCACCCATTTTTCAATCATCGACCGCGAGGGCAACCGCGTGGCCGCCACGCTGAGCCTGAACACGCCCTTCGGCTCCGGCTTCATGCCGCCCGGCACCGGGGTGGTGCTGAACAACGAGATGGATGATTTCGCCGTCAAGCCCGATGCCCCCAACACCTACGGCCTGGTGGGCGGCGAGGCCAATGCCATCGCGCCGGGCAAGCGGCCGTTGTCGAGCATGACGCCGACGTTTCTGGAAACCGACGACGCCATCGTCGTGCTCGGCACGCCCGGCGGCAGCCGCATCATCAGCATGGTCTTGCTCGCCACGCTCGAATTCGCGCACGGCCATGGCGGACCGAAAGAATGGATGAGCCTGCCGCGCTTCCACCACCAGTATCTGCCCGATGCGGTGACGCACGAGGCGCATGCCTTCGATGCCGGTGAGATGCGCGCATTGCAGGGCTTCGGGCACCGGCTCGATGCCGTGCGCGGCAGCTACGGCAACATGCAACTGGTGTCGTGGTACAAGAAAACCGGCAGGCTGGAAGCGGCTTCAGACCCGCGCGGCGAGGGCGGCGCGCAAGTCAAATAA
- a CDS encoding PAS domain S-box protein — translation MKRAKGTEHDDRRKSPGVARARRAAGASAGMRDPAPLSARTLDYEGRIADLQHKIRELDESRATLSSQLRALATREEHIEHIHHGWVEIFDAIVDPIFMHDHQGRVVRANRAYAEMAGMDIRQVIGRPYWQMFPLHDGPLSCCRLILSEKLDTAEEDLTLETGQTYRCRFFTLRNLAGEYLASLHIMTDVTERRHMEKSLKQERDFTATVMDTLGALVLVLDHEGRIIRFNHACEEATGYSFADVQDRPVWDILLLPEELDSVRTVFNNLRSGMFPNEHENYWRTKDGGRRLISWSNTALTGENGGVQYVLATGIDITEQRAMEQALRNSEARFRTMIENSSDITALLDCDGGVRYTSPSIGRVLGYGDDELIGQNISALIHPDDLPRVKNALARAAENPGVAQHVEHRFKDRDGVWRHLESVGKYFLNESPVSGVVVNARDITARKLAEEKMRAADESLRKLNRALKTLSACNESLVHAMHEQELLAAICQVIVHTGGYRFAWVGYAENDEHKTVRPMAFAGAETGFLDALRFSWADDEFGRNPIGEAVRTGIRQGIHNIEETSAALLPREEALRRGFFSCTALPLRDGDRVMGVLSIYASEADAFDEEEVKLLMELADDLTYGIVALRNQAEREYAMEENRQNAARMQKALLETVEAIGSALEKRDPYTAGHQRQVAKLAHAIAQDMHLPQEAVEGIYMGSLIHDVGKIYVPAEILSRPGKLSEAEFNLIKAHPQVGYEIIKGIEFPWHVAKMILQHHERLNGSGYPQGLKGDEVCLEARILAVADVVEAMASHRPYRPSLGLDAALEEVSQNRGVLYDPQAVDICLRLFREKGFTFE, via the coding sequence ATGAAACGGGCCAAGGGCACAGAACATGACGACCGGCGCAAGTCTCCCGGCGTGGCGCGAGCGCGCCGCGCGGCGGGCGCGAGCGCCGGTATGCGCGACCCGGCCCCGCTGAGCGCCCGCACGCTGGATTACGAGGGCCGCATCGCCGACCTGCAGCACAAAATCCGCGAACTCGATGAAAGCCGCGCCACACTCTCCTCCCAGTTGCGCGCGCTGGCGACCAGGGAAGAACATATCGAGCACATCCACCATGGCTGGGTGGAAATCTTCGACGCCATCGTCGATCCCATTTTCATGCATGACCACCAGGGTCGCGTCGTACGCGCCAACCGCGCGTATGCGGAAATGGCCGGCATGGACATCAGGCAGGTCATCGGCCGGCCATATTGGCAGATGTTCCCGCTGCACGACGGGCCGCTTTCATGCTGCAGATTGATTCTCTCCGAAAAACTGGATACAGCGGAGGAAGATCTCACGCTGGAGACGGGACAGACATACCGTTGTCGTTTCTTTACGCTCCGTAACCTCGCCGGTGAATATCTCGCCTCGCTGCATATCATGACCGACGTCACCGAGCGCCGGCACATGGAAAAATCGCTCAAGCAGGAACGCGATTTCACCGCGACCGTCATGGATACGCTGGGCGCGCTGGTGCTGGTACTCGACCACGAGGGCCGCATCATCCGGTTCAACCACGCCTGCGAAGAAGCGACCGGATATTCCTTCGCGGATGTTCAGGACAGGCCGGTTTGGGACATCCTGCTCCTGCCCGAGGAACTGGATTCGGTGCGCACCGTCTTCAACAACCTGCGCAGCGGCATGTTCCCCAACGAGCATGAAAATTACTGGCGTACCAAGGATGGTGGCCGCCGCCTGATTAGCTGGTCCAATACCGCCCTGACCGGCGAGAACGGGGGCGTGCAATACGTGCTCGCCACCGGCATTGACATCACCGAACAGCGCGCCATGGAACAGGCCCTGCGCAACAGCGAGGCGCGCTTCCGCACGATGATCGAGAATTCCTCGGACATCACCGCGCTGCTCGACTGTGACGGGGGCGTGCGTTACACCAGTCCGTCAATCGGACGCGTGCTGGGATACGGCGATGACGAACTGATCGGCCAGAATATATCCGCGCTGATTCACCCCGATGACCTTCCCCGGGTAAAGAATGCACTGGCACGTGCCGCAGAAAATCCCGGCGTTGCACAACATGTTGAACACCGCTTCAAGGACAGGGACGGCGTCTGGCGCCATCTTGAAAGCGTCGGAAAATATTTCCTCAACGAATCCCCGGTAAGCGGCGTCGTCGTCAATGCGCGCGACATCACCGCGCGCAAGCTGGCCGAGGAAAAAATGCGCGCGGCCGACGAATCGCTGCGCAAGCTCAATCGCGCCCTGAAAACCCTGAGCGCCTGCAACGAGTCGCTGGTGCACGCCATGCACGAACAGGAGCTGCTCGCCGCCATCTGCCAGGTGATCGTGCATACCGGAGGCTACCGATTCGCCTGGGTGGGTTACGCCGAAAACGATGAGCACAAAACGGTGCGTCCCATGGCCTTTGCCGGCGCGGAGACGGGCTTCCTCGACGCGCTGCGCTTCAGCTGGGCCGACGACGAATTCGGGCGCAATCCCATCGGCGAGGCCGTGCGCACCGGCATCCGCCAGGGCATCCACAATATCGAGGAAACCTCGGCGGCGCTGCTGCCGCGCGAGGAGGCACTGCGCCGCGGCTTCTTCTCGTGCACCGCCCTGCCGTTGCGTGACGGCGACCGGGTCATGGGCGTGCTCTCCATCTACGCATCCGAGGCCGACGCCTTCGACGAGGAGGAGGTCAAGCTGCTCATGGAACTGGCCGACGACCTCACCTACGGCATCGTCGCCTTGCGCAACCAGGCCGAGCGCGAATACGCCATGGAGGAAAACCGGCAGAACGCCGCGCGCATGCAGAAGGCCCTGCTCGAAACCGTCGAGGCCATCGGCTCGGCGCTGGAGAAGCGCGACCCCTACACCGCCGGGCACCAGCGTCAGGTCGCCAAACTGGCGCACGCGATCGCGCAGGATATGCACTTGCCGCAGGAAGCCGTCGAAGGCATCTACATGGGCAGCCTGATCCACGACGTCGGCAAGATCTACGTGCCGGCCGAAATTCTGAGCCGCCCCGGAAAACTGTCGGAGGCCGAATTCAATCTGATCAAGGCCCACCCGCAGGTGGGTTACGAGATCATCAAGGGTATCGAGTTTCCCTGGCACGTGGCGAAAATGATCCTGCAACACCACGAGCGCCTGAACGGCTCCGGTTACCCGCAAGGTTTGAAAGGCGATGAGGTTTGCCTGGAAGCGAGAATTCTGGCCGTGGCCGACGTGGTCGAAGCCATGGCCTCGCACCGCCCCTACCGCCCCAGTCTCGGACTGGACGCCGCGCTGGAAGAGGTCAGCCAGAACCGCGGGGTGCTTTACGATCCGCAGGCGGTGGACATCTGCCTGCGCCTATTCCGGGAAAAGGGATTTACCTTCGAATAG
- a CDS encoding dynamin family protein codes for MQSANPTRNLEQHFEAYSSWRQSLATAVTELKSWLQQQELSDTQVDQRLEHVLSTLRDDKLYVAFVAEFSRGKSELINAIFFANFGQRILPSSAGRTTMCPTEVMYEHGSEPSLRLLPIETRKTGTTITEFRGFPEEWQVLSLDTKSPDKMIQTLQHITEVKHVAREEAQTMGFHVAEEESQTGMRLAEDGLVEIPKWRHAIINIPHPLLEQGLVILDTPGLNALGAEPELTLNMLPSAHAVLFILAADAGVTKSDIDVWHDHIGVRKDSPNKGRLVVLNKIDGLWDELRDWNEVNREIDRQIRDTAKHLAIPEQNVFPVSAQKALLGKVKKDDKILERSRILALEQALGSEIVPAKREIVRDNISGDMEDVIKAMRLIISQRTKNVYEHMDELGGLSGKNMDVIEHMMKKVKADKEVFEKSLQRFQATRSIFSQQTNVLYTHLNLKNLDTQIAQTKKEMETSLTTAGLTTCMDNFFKHARETMEAAAKQAQEIKAMMEGVYKKFQEEHGLGNIKPGAFSVTRYLREIKRLQDRHDQYMKGVSLVFTEQRALTRKFFESSVAKVRAIYKMANRDADNWLKTIMSPMESQVREHQVQLRRRLESIKRIHQASDTLEERVQELEQIRDGIREQEKNLESRVQAVMQVINFDKSGEERAAAHESA; via the coding sequence ATGCAGTCCGCCAATCCAACCCGGAATCTGGAACAGCATTTCGAGGCCTACAGCAGCTGGCGCCAGTCGCTGGCCACCGCTGTCACCGAACTCAAGTCCTGGCTGCAACAGCAGGAATTGAGCGATACCCAGGTCGATCAGCGTCTCGAACACGTGCTGTCCACGCTGCGCGACGACAAACTCTATGTCGCCTTCGTGGCCGAGTTCTCGCGCGGCAAGTCCGAACTGATCAACGCCATTTTCTTCGCCAACTTCGGGCAGCGTATTCTGCCGTCGAGCGCCGGCCGCACCACCATGTGCCCGACCGAAGTCATGTACGAACACGGCAGCGAGCCGAGCCTGCGCCTGCTGCCGATCGAAACCCGCAAGACCGGCACCACCATCACCGAGTTCCGCGGCTTCCCGGAGGAGTGGCAGGTGCTGTCGCTCGACACCAAGTCACCGGACAAGATGATCCAGACGCTGCAGCACATCACCGAGGTCAAGCACGTCGCACGCGAGGAGGCCCAGACCATGGGTTTCCACGTGGCCGAAGAGGAATCCCAGACCGGCATGCGCCTCGCCGAGGACGGCCTGGTGGAAATCCCGAAATGGCGTCACGCCATCATCAACATCCCGCACCCGCTGCTGGAGCAGGGACTGGTCATTCTCGACACGCCCGGCCTCAACGCCCTCGGAGCCGAGCCGGAACTGACGCTCAACATGCTGCCGTCGGCGCACGCGGTGCTGTTCATTCTCGCCGCCGACGCCGGCGTGACCAAATCCGACATCGACGTGTGGCACGACCACATCGGCGTGCGCAAGGACAGCCCGAACAAGGGCCGCCTGGTGGTGCTGAACAAGATTGACGGCCTGTGGGACGAGCTGCGCGACTGGAACGAAGTGAATCGCGAAATCGACCGCCAGATCCGCGATACGGCGAAGCATCTCGCCATCCCGGAACAAAACGTATTCCCGGTATCGGCGCAGAAGGCGCTGCTGGGCAAGGTCAAGAAGGATGACAAAATCCTCGAACGCTCGCGCATCCTGGCGCTGGAGCAGGCGCTCGGCAGCGAGATCGTCCCGGCCAAGCGCGAGATCGTGCGCGACAACATCAGCGGCGACATGGAGGACGTCATCAAGGCCATGCGCCTGATCATATCGCAGCGCACGAAGAACGTGTACGAGCACATGGATGAACTCGGCGGCCTGTCGGGCAAGAACATGGACGTCATCGAGCACATGATGAAGAAGGTCAAGGCCGACAAGGAAGTTTTCGAGAAGAGCCTGCAGCGCTTCCAGGCCACGCGCAGCATTTTCTCGCAACAGACCAACGTGCTGTACACGCACCTGAACCTGAAAAACCTCGACACCCAGATCGCCCAGACCAAGAAGGAAATGGAAACCAGTCTGACCACGGCCGGGCTCACGACCTGCATGGACAATTTCTTCAAACACGCCCGCGAGACCATGGAGGCGGCCGCCAAGCAGGCCCAGGAAATCAAGGCCATGATGGAAGGCGTGTACAAGAAATTTCAGGAGGAGCACGGCCTCGGCAACATCAAGCCGGGCGCTTTCTCGGTCACGCGCTACCTGCGCGAAATCAAGCGGCTGCAGGACCGGCACGACCAGTACATGAAAGGCGTGTCGCTGGTGTTCACCGAGCAACGGGCGCTGACGCGCAAATTCTTCGAATCCTCCGTGGCCAAGGTGCGCGCCATCTACAAGATGGCCAACCGCGACGCCGACAACTGGCTCAAGACCATCATGTCGCCGATGGAATCGCAGGTGCGCGAGCACCAGGTGCAATTGCGCCGGCGGCTCGAATCCATCAAGCGCATCCACCAGGCGAGCGACACGCTCGAAGAGCGGGTGCAGGAACTGGAGCAGATTCGCGACGGCATCCGCGAACAGGAAAAGAACCTGGAAAGCCGCGTTCAGGCGGTGATGCAGGTCATCAACTTCGATAAATCCGGGGAAGAGCGCGCCGCGGCTCACGAATCCGCCTGA
- the mutM gene encoding bifunctional DNA-formamidopyrimidine glycosylase/DNA-(apurinic or apyrimidinic site) lyase, which produces MPELPEVETTRRGIEPHTVGRTVVRLVVRNPALRWRVTPKLVQEFSGQTIRSVTRRGKYLLFATDAGAAILHLGMSGSLRVAPCTQAANIHDHVDIVLDNGDCLRLHDPRRFGCLLWTRDDPQKHKLLRDLGPEPLAADFSGDHLFVKSRRRKRAIRDFLLDSRVLAGIGNIYANEALFAAGLRPMRAAGRISKDQYARLTQAIRATLNRALKAGGTTLRDFRNGRGEPGYFQLSLNVYGRGGERCLVCGTAIKAKRLGQRSAFFCPKCQS; this is translated from the coding sequence ATGCCGGAACTCCCTGAAGTTGAAACCACTCGCCGCGGCATCGAACCGCACACGGTCGGCCGCACCGTGGTCCGGCTGGTGGTGCGCAACCCGGCGCTGCGCTGGCGCGTGACGCCGAAACTGGTGCAGGAATTTTCCGGACAGACGATTCGCTCGGTCACGCGCCGCGGAAAATATCTGTTATTCGCCACCGACGCCGGCGCGGCGATTCTCCATCTCGGCATGTCCGGCAGCCTGCGCGTCGCGCCCTGCACGCAAGCGGCGAACATCCATGACCATGTGGACATCGTGCTCGACAACGGCGATTGCCTGCGCCTGCACGATCCGCGCCGCTTCGGTTGCCTGCTGTGGACTCGTGACGACCCGCAAAAACACAAGCTGCTGCGCGATCTCGGTCCTGAACCCCTGGCGGCGGATTTCAGCGGCGATCACCTGTTCGTAAAATCCCGCCGGCGCAAACGCGCCATCCGCGATTTCCTGCTCGACAGCCGGGTGCTGGCCGGAATCGGCAACATCTACGCCAACGAGGCGCTGTTCGCCGCCGGCCTGCGCCCCATGCGCGCGGCCGGGCGTATCAGCAAGGACCAGTATGCGCGGCTGACCCAGGCCATTCGGGCAACGCTGAACCGCGCCCTGAAAGCCGGCGGCACCACCCTGCGCGACTTCCGTAACGGCCGCGGCGAACCCGGATATTTTCAGCTGTCGCTGAATGTCTATGGGCGTGGCGGCGAGCGCTGCCTAGTTTGCGGCACGGCCATCAAAGCGAAACGGTTGGGGCAGCGCAGCGCGTTTTTCTGCCCAAAATGTCAGAGCTAG
- a CDS encoding DUF4340 domain-containing protein, whose protein sequence is MPDIENSGETGQNQAPPAGPSGLRQRWLLNAALLVVIGLLAWLALHRAGQENGVATPPLTTLAAETVSHVSIEQPGHPAIALEKTGAEWRLTGPVQARANPFNVESLLRILAAPGETRFSAGGQDLAKFGLDRPRSHVRYGDAEIAFGSLHPLNNRIYVLHNNEIVLIPAHYLASAVYPYTNFIDSRLFEEQRKLTAIRLPDFTLAQQDGAWHKQPPDKRLTSDRLNEFAAEWQNARALGVEKYSGKEILDRIEVTTIRDDKTEKLALGILAYKPDFVLYRQDENLEYHLTEDAGKRLLSISLQ, encoded by the coding sequence ATGCCTGACATCGAAAATAGCGGCGAAACCGGACAGAATCAGGCCCCTCCCGCCGGCCCATCGGGTCTGCGACAACGCTGGCTGCTGAATGCCGCCCTGTTGGTAGTGATCGGACTGCTCGCCTGGCTCGCGCTGCATCGCGCCGGCCAGGAAAATGGCGTGGCCACCCCGCCACTGACGACACTCGCCGCCGAAACCGTTTCGCATGTAAGCATTGAACAGCCCGGTCACCCGGCCATCGCGCTGGAAAAAACCGGCGCCGAATGGAGGCTCACGGGCCCGGTGCAGGCACGCGCCAACCCGTTCAATGTCGAGAGCCTGCTGCGCATTCTTGCGGCCCCGGGCGAGACGCGCTTTTCCGCGGGCGGGCAGGACCTCGCCAAATTCGGCCTGGATCGGCCGCGGTCGCACGTACGCTACGGTGACGCGGAAATCGCCTTCGGTTCCCTGCATCCGCTCAACAACCGGATCTATGTCCTGCACAACAACGAGATCGTGCTGATCCCCGCCCATTACCTGGCCAGCGCGGTTTATCCCTATACCAATTTCATCGACAGCCGTCTGTTCGAAGAACAACGCAAGCTCACCGCGATCAGGCTGCCCGACTTCACCCTGGCGCAACAAGACGGCGCGTGGCACAAACAGCCGCCGGACAAGCGGCTGACCTCGGACCGGCTCAACGAGTTCGCCGCCGAGTGGCAGAACGCGCGCGCCCTCGGCGTCGAGAAATATTCGGGCAAGGAGATTCTCGACCGGATCGAAGTCACTACGATACGCGACGACAAAACCGAAAAATTGGCGCTCGGCATACTTGCCTACAAACCGGATTTCGTTCTGTACCGCCAGGATGAAAATCTGGAATACCACTTGACCGAAGACGCTGGCAAGCGCCTGTTGAGCATTTCTTTACAGTAA
- a CDS encoding GldG family protein — MYHTSKTHWQLRLMNISFVVLFLLAVGLLQWLAKEYHLQFDWTRMHRHSLAPASVTVTERLKEPLKITAFASQRGEARRLIQEMVGRYQKYKPDITLEFVDPDTAPERVRQAGVQFDGELVFEYGDARENLPPSQFNEQNFTNALTRLGHRGERWVVFLSGHGERSPDKQANFDFSTWAGQLRSRGFQTRTLSLGEHPRIPDNTTVLVIAGPRTRLLAGEVREIQNYLDRGGNLLWLHDPGLLLGLEPLAESLGIEFHPGVIVDPTSENITGNAAAIVVTKYGSHPVVRSFGENTVFPQAAGISLRAPEGWQGSVLMDTRPSSWSETGPLDGPIQFNKGRDIRGPLNLAVALTRTLDNKREQRVIVVGDGDFLANTYLPNGGNLELGMSLTNWLSQDDAFVNIPVKTARDRSLDLSRGGQIAIVAVFLALLPIALIGSGVWIWLRRRKR; from the coding sequence ATGTACCACACATCCAAAACCCACTGGCAATTGCGACTGATGAATATCAGTTTCGTGGTGCTGTTCCTGCTGGCCGTCGGGCTGTTGCAATGGCTGGCGAAGGAATACCACCTGCAATTCGACTGGACCCGCATGCACCGGCACTCGCTGGCGCCGGCGAGCGTGACGGTGACGGAGCGGCTCAAGGAACCGCTCAAGATCACCGCCTTCGCCAGCCAGCGCGGCGAGGCCCGACGGCTCATCCAGGAAATGGTGGGGCGTTACCAGAAATACAAACCCGACATCACGCTGGAATTCGTCGACCCGGACACGGCGCCCGAGCGCGTGCGCCAGGCCGGCGTGCAATTCGACGGCGAACTGGTGTTTGAATACGGCGACGCGCGCGAAAACCTGCCGCCGAGCCAGTTCAACGAACAGAATTTCACCAATGCGCTTACGCGTCTCGGTCATCGCGGCGAGCGCTGGGTGGTATTCCTGAGTGGGCATGGCGAACGCAGCCCGGACAAGCAGGCGAATTTCGATTTCTCCACCTGGGCCGGACAGCTGCGAAGCCGCGGCTTCCAGACCCGTACGCTGTCACTCGGCGAGCACCCGCGGATTCCGGACAACACCACGGTTCTGGTGATCGCCGGGCCGCGCACGCGCCTGCTCGCGGGTGAAGTCAGGGAAATCCAGAACTATCTCGATCGCGGCGGCAACCTGCTGTGGTTGCACGACCCTGGCCTGCTGCTGGGGCTGGAACCGCTGGCGGAAAGCCTCGGCATCGAATTCCACCCGGGCGTGATCGTGGACCCGACCTCCGAAAATATCACCGGCAACGCGGCGGCGATCGTGGTCACCAAATACGGCTCGCATCCCGTGGTGCGCAGCTTCGGGGAGAACACGGTGTTTCCGCAGGCCGCCGGCATCAGTCTCCGCGCCCCCGAGGGTTGGCAGGGTTCGGTGCTAATGGACACGCGCCCCTCGAGCTGGTCCGAGACCGGTCCGCTCGACGGACCGATCCAGTTCAACAAGGGCCGGGACATCCGTGGCCCGCTCAACCTCGCCGTGGCGCTGACACGCACACTGGACAACAAGCGCGAGCAACGCGTCATCGTCGTCGGCGACGGCGACTTTCTGGCGAATACGTACCTGCCCAATGGCGGCAATCTCGAACTCGGCATGAGCCTGACCAACTGGCTGTCGCAGGACGACGCCTTCGTCAATATTCCGGTCAAAACCGCGCGTGACCGCTCGCTGGATCTGTCGCGCGGTGGCCAGATCGCCATCGTCGCGGTATTCCTGGCGCTGTTGCCGATCGCGCTGATCGGCAGCGGCGTCTGGATCTGGCTGCGGCGGCGCAAGCGCTGA
- a CDS encoding ABC transporter permease subunit: MILTVALREFKSLFLSPLAWSILAVVQLILGFLFLSRLEVFQLYQPQLMAMDSAPGLTEIVLPDLLGNAAVILLLVVPLLTMRLVAEERRNRTLALLFSAPLSMTEIVLGKYLGILLFLLVLLGMIALMPLSLLAGASLDLGLMASGFLGLALLLAGFAAVGLFMSTLTQYTTVAAISSFGALLLFWILDWSGHGTAGGNWLAYLSLFNHYKPFLEGIFDSADAAYHILLIATFLVLSIRRLDADRLGG; the protein is encoded by the coding sequence ATGATCCTGACCGTCGCCCTGCGCGAGTTCAAGTCGCTGTTCCTGTCGCCGCTGGCATGGTCCATCCTCGCCGTGGTGCAGCTGATCCTCGGCTTCCTGTTCCTGAGCCGGCTCGAGGTGTTCCAGTTGTACCAGCCGCAGCTGATGGCGATGGACAGCGCGCCGGGGCTGACCGAAATCGTGCTGCCCGACCTGCTTGGCAACGCCGCCGTGATCCTGCTGCTGGTGGTGCCACTGCTGACCATGCGCCTGGTGGCGGAGGAACGGCGCAACCGCACGCTGGCGCTGCTGTTCAGCGCGCCACTGTCGATGACCGAGATCGTGCTGGGAAAATACCTCGGCATCCTGCTGTTCCTGCTGGTGCTGCTGGGCATGATCGCGCTGATGCCGCTGTCCCTGCTGGCGGGCGCGAGCCTGGACCTGGGCCTGATGGCCTCGGGCTTTCTCGGTCTGGCGCTGCTGCTGGCGGGTTTCGCGGCCGTGGGACTGTTCATGTCCACGCTTACGCAATACACCACGGTCGCGGCCATCAGCAGCTTCGGCGCGCTGCTCCTGTTCTGGATACTCGACTGGTCGGGGCATGGCACCGCCGGTGGCAACTGGCTGGCGTATCTGTCGCTGTTCAATCACTACAAGCCCTTCCTGGAAGGCATTTTCGACAGCGCCGACGCCGCCTACCACATCCTCCTCATTGCCACCTTTCTCGTGCTCAGCATCCGGCGTCTGGATGCCGACCGGCTCGGAGGCTGA